From Camelina sativa cultivar DH55 chromosome 7, Cs, whole genome shotgun sequence, one genomic window encodes:
- the LOC104699785 gene encoding E3 ubiquitin-protein ligase At1g63170 → MDVSPLLGRNRRRSSQQLRGAASRLIRRASNRRMMLREPSVRVREVAAEQLEERQSQWAYSKPIIVLDILWNFVFVVVSVAILGFTSQQEDPIVPLRVWILGYNLQCLFHVACVIAEYKRRRREANINGDDSSNHGSLSGGSEEDEESDDDGYIINDADGTSFTKHLESGNTMFSFVWWIIGFYWVTADTEGLPQSSPQLYWLCVAFLAFDVMFVVICVAVASLIGIAVCCCLPCIIAILYALADQEGAADEEIDRLLKFKFLTVKNSEKVNGEIRETQGGIMTGLGAESQTERMLSSEDAECSICLCGYEDGVELRELPCRHHFHSLCVDKWLRINATCPLCKFNILKNGEPSGSEQV, encoded by the exons ATGGACGTTTCACCGCTTCTTGGCCGGAACAGACGAAGGTCCTCTCAGCAGCTTCGTGGCGCAGCGTCGAGACTTATCCGCCGTGCTAGCAACCGTCGGATGATGCTCCGCGAGCCTTCCGTTAGAGTCCGTGAGGTTGCCGCTGAGCAGCTTGAGGAACGCCAGAGTCAATGGGCTTACTCTAAGCCCATTATTGTTCTCGATATACTTTGGAATTTCGTCTTTGTGGTTGTCTCTGTCGCGATTCTAGGGTTTACTTCTCAACAAGAAGATCCTATTGTTCCCCTTAGGGTTTGGATTCTAGGTTACAATCTCCAGTGTTTGTTTCACGTTGCTTGTGTTATCGCTGAGTACAAACGTCGCCGCCGAGAAGCTAATATTAATGGTGATGATTCCTCCAATCACGGATCTCTCAGCGGCGGaagtgaagaagacgaagaatctgatgatgatggcTATATCATTAACGATGCTGATGGAACTAG CTTCACCAAGCACCTTGAATCTGGGAATACCATGTTCTCTTTTGTCTGGTGGATTATTGGGTTTTACTGGGTCACAGCTGATACTGAGGGACTACCTCAATCTTCCCCTCAGCTCTACTG GCTCTGTGTTGCATTCCTTGCCTTTGATGTTATGTTTGTTGTCATTTGCGTTGCGGTTGCTAGTCTTATCGGTATAGCTGTTTGTTGCTGTTTGCCTTGCATCATCGCCATCTTGTACGCATTAGCTGATCAG GAAGGTGCAGCGGATGAAGAGATAGACAGGCTTTTAAAATTCAAGTTCCTCACAGTTAAGAATTCCGAGAAAGTGAATGGCGAAATCCGGGAAACTCAAGGTGGGATCATGACTGGGTTAGGTGCCGAGTCTCAAACCGAACGCATGTTATCTAGCGAAGATGCT GAATGCAGCATTTGTCTATGTGGTTATGAAGATGGAGTAGAACTAAGGGAACTTCCTTGTAGACACCATTTCCACAGTTTATGTGTAGACAAATGGCTAAGGATCAACGCCACTTGCCCTCTCTGCAAATTCAATATTCTCAAGAATGGTGAACCTAGTGGTAGTGAGCAAGTGTGA
- the LOC104699784 gene encoding uncharacterized protein LOC104699784, which produces MKVIVSQSKLSGEQPIWINPTLWKQMWEHWDTPEAIEKSSNASQARNSNRGGLGLHKHLSGQKSYLQIQQKLEEKLGHPVSLGEVFVATHTKADGSFVDQKAKQVAETYEKNIEEVMSQMEFDGPDATDHSPESTHPTLPIQEKDDIFLKCTVTDAKGTPFGLGSLSEIITKGKRKANYPSSSPTSLLEIEEQLQAARCKFADQDEENARRVREDARRDEEQRNAQNRIATLEMLVSYLKTSDPGVAEFMSTQPPAHAPFTTAAPAANITPATTANVNPPAPTTSGASSPATSPNTSPLSVSSSHP; this is translated from the exons atgaaagtaATTGTAAGCCAATCGAAGCTTAGTGGTGAGCAACCGATTTGGATCAATCCTACGCTATGGAAACAAATGTGGGAGCATTGGGACACACCCGAAGCTATTGAGAAGAGCTCTAATGCATCCCAAGCCCGTAATTCTAATCGTGGCGGTCTTGGACTCCACAAACATCTATCCGGCCAGAAATCTTACTTGCAAATTCAACAAAAGTTG GAAGAAAAATTGGGACATCCTGTATCGCTTGGAGAAGTGTTTGTCGCAACACATACAAAGGCAGATGGAAGTTTTGTTGATCAGAAGGCGAAACAAGTTGCTGAGACATATGAGAAGAACATAGAAGAGGTAATGTCTCAAATGGAGTTTGATGGTCCTGATGCTACAGACCACTCGCCAGAATCTACTCATCCAACCCTCCCCATTCAAGAAAAAGATGACATTTTTCTGAAG TGTACTGTAACAGATGCCAAGGGAACCCCCTTTGGACTTGGAAGTCTCTCCGAGATAATCACCAAAGGGAAAAGAAAGGCAAATTATCCAAGCTCTAGTCCAACTTCGCTGTTAGAGATTGAAGAACAACTTCAGGCTGCTCGTTGTAAGTTCGCTGATCAAGATGAAGAAAATGCTCGACGTGTCAGAGAAGATGCTAGACGTGATGAAGAGCAACGTAACGCTCAAAACCGCATTGCAACCTTGGAGATGCTCGTCTCCTACTTGAAGACCAGTGATCCTGGGGTTGCAGAATTCATGTCTACTCAACCACCAGCCCATGCGCCATTCACCACAGCAGCCCCAGCAGCCAACATCACTCCAGCCACAACGGCCAATGTCAACCCACCCGCACCAACCACTTCAGGAGCTAGTTCACCAGCTACTTCACCAAACACTTCTCCTTTGTCAGTATCATCCTCTCATCCTTAA
- the LOC109125627 gene encoding defensin-like protein 125: MTKAITLAIFMVILVLGMVTKETQGGEVKKCYSYIITPKENCEGLVCAYDCTLKYNGNGVCYNTKSKTCICAYNCKI; the protein is encoded by the exons ATGACTAAAGCCATCACTCTTGCTATCTTCATGGTCATCCTCGTTTTAG gGATGGTTACAAAGGAAACGCAAGGAGGAGAAGTAAAAAAGTGTTATTCATATATCATAACACCGAAAGAAAACTGCGAGGGTTTGGTGTGTGCATATGACTGTACTTTGAAGTATAATGGAAACGGCGTGTGTTATAATACTAAGAGCAAGACATGCATCTGCGCTTATAATTGCAAAATTTGA